One genomic region from Ammospiza caudacuta isolate bAmmCau1 chromosome 1, bAmmCau1.pri, whole genome shotgun sequence encodes:
- the POLR2K gene encoding DNA-directed RNA polymerases I, II, and III subunit RPABC4, with amino-acid sequence MKVICWWLTPRTEYLLFSQPHYHWRRGEAQPAPRAPRARHQRAPGRRRGRRSGGSGGRLLRVLPLRCWCGRGGQGRAGTRLVGFVSACQTRGTENMDSQKDVQPPKQQPMIYICGECHTENEIKARDPIRCRECGYRIMYKKRTKRLVVFDAR; translated from the exons ATGAAGGTCATTTGCTG gtgGCTAACACCCAGAACGGaatatttgttattttctcAGCCTCATTACCATTGGCGGCGGGGTGAAGCACAGCCCGCCCCGCGGGCGCCGCGCGCGCGTCATCAGCGTGCGCCGGGGAGGCGGCGAGGCCGgcggagcggcgggagcggcgggcggCTCCTCCGGGTGCTCCCTTTGCGGTGCTGGTGCGGCCGTGGTGGGCAGGGAAGGGCCGGGACCAGGCTCGTGGGCTTCGTTTCTGCGTGCCAGACCCGCGGGACGGAG aacATGGATTCACAGAAGGATGTTCAGCCTCCAAAGCAGCAGCCAATGATTTACATTTGTGGAG AATGTcatacagaaaatgaaataaaggcAAGAGATCCTATCAGGTGCAGAGAATGTGGCTACAGAATAATGTAcaagaaaaggacaaaaagat TGGTAGTTTTTGATGCTCGATGA
- the FBXO43 gene encoding F-box only protein 43: MSDSPLVRFNILKRNRLTPPRSSFKYSNFKDMCRTSAFLDSRCNESGKDPEADREEAPSVTSVSLLQGHSEHVHPSAFFSRSPPIEKELNSISLSEERETKRSADFFETPKSGRKGSSLRRRLLLPNTVEAGTTVGCCERQLSSSGSIRKKIFSCVLSSEEKLSQTAAYSPKGYKTLTTSTSEPENSNPNSPKRRLSFSQQRTSTLEDSQCKDPLLLESEGLSPIQWKDVTASNTKEFNENILMSVKDGVLRTPAYSRSSLPEASEGKYLTSIPSPVENLNFGLCDINSSPVKVANYADLSTPEDSGYNSLPLDKSGDSLSDYDGSFQELFQKHKEDSRTLDSKRKTRKLERVRRLSTLRELGSQSDTEDNHGSPTSMHMLTKERDFVSEDHELVLKEQPSGDLVVSHGDFSRTPALKLIHEICLQKQRLHQKQISENIDGTEIFAFDHVLPGLIGKKMGLEKLDILTELKARNLRHVLAIVLDASTVESLCSIWKVSKSWREIIVQDRNADKRRKLYTKQPKQAAREHLLKAEDAATRLNILNRSALRLVQGQARTPVLQTPPSHTEITPRRCSSVPHSASRQEEYMKVAKTLFTDEALKPCPRCQYPAKYQLVMKLGLCSREACAFEFCILCLQAFHGSKECNSLSAKRKNKKDAPPGSAQSKRNLKRL; this comes from the exons ATGTCAGACAGTCCTCTAGTGAGGTTCAATATTCTTAAAAGAAATAGATTAACACCTCCCAGGAGCAGCTTTAAATACTCCAATTTTAAAGACATGTGTCGCACTTCAGCATTTCTGGACAGCAGATGCAATGAGTCAGGAAAAGATCCTGAGGCAGACCGTGAAGAAGCACCCAGTGTAACAAGTGTATCGTTGCTACAGGGGCATTCTGAGCACGTCCATCCAAGTGCCTTCTTTTCCAGGTCACCACCGATTGAAAAAGAATTAAATTCTATCTCATTAtcagaagaaagagaaacaaagagaagTGCAGATTTTTTTGAAACTCCTAAATCAGGTAGAAAAGGTTCCTCACTACGCAGAAGGCTGCTTTTACCCAATACTGTTGAAGCTGGCACAACTGTAGGATGCTGTGAAAGACAACTTAGTTCTTCAGGaagcatcaggaaaaaaatattctcttgtGTTTTGAGCTCTGAAGAAAAGCTTTCACAAACAGCTGCATATTCTCCAAAAGGTTACAAAACTCTGACAACTAGCACTTCAGAACCTGAGAATTCTAATCCTAATTCTCCAAAAAGGAGGCTTTCCTTTTCCCAACAAAGGACTTCTACACTAGAGGATTCCCAATGTAAGGACCCCTTATTGTTAGAATCAGAAGGTTTGTCTCCAATTCAGTGGAAGGATGTCACTGCTAGTAACACTAAGGAATTCAATGAAAATATTCTTATGAGTGTTAAAGATGGGGTGCTTAGGACTCCTGCTTACAGTAGGAGTAGCCTACCTGAGGCCAGTGAGGGCAAATACCTGACTTCTATCCCCAGCCCAGTAGAGAACTTGAACTTTGGACTATGTGATATAAACTCTTCCCCTGTTAAGGTAGCAAATTACGCAGATCTTTCAACACCAGAAGACAGTGGATATAATTCACTTCCTTTGGACAAATCAGGAGACTCATTGTCTGATTATGATGGATCTTTCCAAGAGCTCTTCCAAAAGCACAAAGAAGATTCTAGAACTTTAGACAGtaaaagaaagacaagaaaacTTGAGCGAGTCAGAAGGTTATCCACTCTTCGGGAACTAGGCTCCCAGTCAGACACAGAAGATAATCATGGCAGTCCTACTTCAATGCATATGTTAACAAAAGAAAGAGACTTTGTCAGTGAAGATCATGAGTTAGTTCTAAAAGAACAGCCTAGTGGAGACCTGGTTGTAAGTCACGGGGATTTCTCAAGAACTCCAGCTCTGAAATTAATTCATGAAATTTGCTTGCAAAAACAAAGATTGCACCAAAAGCAAATCTCAGAGAATATTGATggaacagaaatatttgcatttgaTCATGTTCTTCCTGGACTTATTGGCAAGAAAATGGGCCTTGAAAAATTAGATATTTTAACAGAATTGAAAGCTAGAAATTTAAGACATGTTCTTGCTATAGTTTTAGATGCTTCGACAGTAGAAAGTCTATGCAG CATTTGGAAAGTAAGCAAAAGCTGGCGTGAAATCATTGTACAAGACAGAAATGCAGATAAGAGGAGAAAACTGTACACAAAACAGCCGAAACAAGCAGCTCGG GAACATCTATTGAAGGCTGAAGATGCTGCTACAAGACTTAATATTCTCAATAGATCTGCTCTAAGGCTTGTTCAAGGTCAAGCCAGAACTCCTGTTTTACAGACACCACCTTCACACACTGAAATTACACCCAGGAGATGCAGTTCTGTTCCCCACTCAGCTAGCAGGCAGGAAGAATACATGAAA GTTGCTAAAACTCTGTTCACTGATGAAGCTCTAAAACCCTGTCCAAGATGTCAATATCCTGCTAAATATCAATTGGTAATGAAACTGGGACTATGTAGCAGAGAAGCATGTGCATTTGAGTTCTGTATTTTATGTCTGCAGGCATTCCATGGGTCAAAAGAATGTAATAGTTTATCTGCAAAACGGAAGAATAAAAAAGATGCTCCACCAGGAAGTGcccaaagcaaaagaaatttaaaaaggcTCTAA